One window from the genome of Pyrus communis chromosome 16, drPyrComm1.1, whole genome shotgun sequence encodes:
- the LOC137719608 gene encoding protein MEN-8-like has product MASFKSPINSFSCFQAATTLVLLIALSLSVHTQKADAQSSSCLAELSSLNVCAPFVVPGSTNTNPNSDCCGALQAVHPECLCNAARVAARLPAQCNLSPITCG; this is encoded by the coding sequence ATGGCATCCTTCAAGTCTCCTATCAACTCCTTCAGCTGCTTCCAAGCTGCTACAACCCTTGTGTTGTTGATTGCCCTGAGCCTCTCAGTGCACACTCAGAAGGCTGATGCTCAGAGCAGCAGTTGCTTGGCTGAGCTGAGCAGCCTAAATGTGTGCGCACCTTTTGTGGTGCCTGGCTCCACCAACACCAACCCGAACTCTGACTGCTGTGGCGCGCTCCAAGCCGTCCATCCTGAATGCCTTTGCAACGCTGCCAGGGTCGCCGCTCGCCTCCCCGCCCAGTGCAATCTCTCCCCCATCACTTGTGGTTAG